One Phoenix dactylifera cultivar Barhee BC4 chromosome 14, palm_55x_up_171113_PBpolish2nd_filt_p, whole genome shotgun sequence DNA window includes the following coding sequences:
- the LOC113463574 gene encoding uncharacterized protein LOC113463574, which translates to MALKVALYVVLISTMALHNNLGARGEDLIHHDGPLPKVEGLSETRRILRKVPTGPNRRHNFKSPPPQIAKGWSGTVGILHEVPSGPNPIQNLIAPPPQIAEGWSGTVRILHKVPTGPNPLHNFISPPPQIAKGWSGTFGILHQVPSGPNSIQNPIAPSPQRAEGWSGTIGILQEVSSGPNPIQNPIPPTGGGGGGTNGIVPTGPKSLHIKTSPTARDGGATNGILQASP; encoded by the coding sequence ATGGCACTGAAGGTAGCACTTTATGTTGTGTTGATATCGACAATGGCTCTTCACAACAATCTTGGAGCAAGAGGTGAAGACCTAATACATCATGACGGTCCTCTTCCAAAAGTTGAAGGCTTGAGTGAAACCAGAAGGATCCTCCGCAAAGTTCCTACTGGCCCAAACCGACGACACAATTTTAaatctcctcctcctcaaatAGCTAAAGGTTGGAGTGGAACCGTTGGGATCCTCCATGAAGTTCCTAGTGGCCCAAACCCGATACAGAATCTTattgctcctcctcctcaaatAGCTGAAGGTTGGAGTGGAACCGTTAGGATCCTCCATAAAGTTCCTACTGGCCCAAACCCACTACATAATTTTAtatctcctcctcctcaaatAGCTAAAGGTTGGAGTGGAACTTTTGGGATCCTCCATCAAGTTCCTAGTGGCCCAAACTCGATACAGAATCCTATTGCTCCTTCTCCTCAAAGAGCTGAAGGTTGGAGTGGAACCATTGGGATCCTCCAGGAAGTTTCTAGTGGCCCAAACCCGATACAGAATCCTATTCCTCCAACAGGCGGAGGTGGGGGTGGAACCAATGGAATAGTTCCTACTGGTCCAAAGTCGCTACACATTAAAACTTCTCCGACTGCTAGAGATGGGGGTGCAACCAATGGGATCTTGCAAGCTAGTCCTTGA
- the LOC120113122 gene encoding protein app1-like, which produces MTLKVALCVVLISAMALHNGLGARGEDLIHNDGPLPKVEGLSETRRILRKVPPSPDPIHNPIAPSPQIAEDWSETVGILHEVPSGPIQNPIAPSPPITEDWSGTVGILHEVSSGPNPIQNPIAPSPPIAEDWSGPVGIFHEVPSGPNLIQNPITPPQIAKGWSGTVGILHEVPSGPNLIQNPIAPSPPITEDWSGTVGILHEVPSGPNPIQNPIAPPPIAEDWSGTVGILHEVPSGPNLIQNPIPPSPQIPEGWSGTVGILHEVLSAPNPIQNPIPSTTGGGGGTNGIVSTGPNSLHN; this is translated from the coding sequence ATGACGCTAAAGGTAGCACTTTGTGTTGTGTTGATATCGGCAATGGCTCTTCATAACGGTCTTGGAGCAAGAGGTGAAGACCTAATACATAATGATGGTCCTCTTCCAAAAGTTGAAGGCTTGAGTGAAACCAGAAGGATCCTCCGTAAAGTTCCTCCTAGCCCAGACCCGATACATAATCCTATTGCTCCTTCTCCTCAAATAGCTGAAGATTGGAGTGAAACTGTTGGAATCCTCCATGAAGTTCCTAGTGGCCCGATACAGAATCCTAttgctccttctcctccaataaCTGAAGATTGGAGTGGAACCGTTGGGATCCTCCATGAAGTTTCTAGTGGCCCAAACCCGATACAGAATCCTAttgctccttctcctccaatagCTGAAGATTGGAGTGGACCCGTTGGGATCTTTCATGAAGTTCCTAGTGGCCCAAACCTAATACAGAATCCTATTACTCCTCCTCAAATAGCTAAAGGTTGGAGTGGAACTGTTGGAATCCTCCATGAAGTTCCTAGTGGCCCAAACCTGATACAGAATCCTAttgctccttctcctccaataaCTGAAGATTGGAGTGGAACTGTTGGGATCCTCCATGAAGTTCCTAGTGGCCCAAACCCGATACAGAATCCTATTGCTCCTCCTCCAATAGCTGAAGATTGGAGTGGAACCGTTGGGATCCTCCATGAAGTTCCTAGTGGTCCAAACCTGATACAGAATCctattcctccttctcctcaaaTACCTGAAGGTTGGAGTGGAACCGTTGGAATCCTCCATGAAGTTCTTAGTGCCCCAAATCCAATACAGAATCCTATTCCTTCAACAACCGGAGGTGGGGGTGGAACCAATGGAATAGTTTCTACTGGTCCAAACTCGCTACACAATTGA
- the LOC103700749 gene encoding cyclin-dependent kinase 11A-like: MWILLIPLSTPHKPLPLSLSLSNFYLTSLPISNPLGAMDPVQIEKHQAMKRCRGKQLLPTFIQSCLTVVMLVLFLSSPLWLPHMFSCMKKFFLVSLPNIGAIIFRPKCLFIVSNIIIIFLIGESKLSKSPPAPDIYEEYVARRQSLQRLPSGEVKVVESVMEETLNKESVKEESLKEESSAKEDPSDGGETKEDDEVLEEEEEEKGGGVEEEEEEEEVERECEELDEEEEMGLPAEELNRRAEDFIAKFNLQRRLEARMLVCYG, encoded by the coding sequence ATGTGGATCCTTCTCATACCTCTCTCCACTCCTCAcaagcccctccctctctctctctctctctctaacttcTACCTCACATCACTCCCAATCTCCAATCCTCTTGGCGCTATGGACCCAGTTCAAATAGAGAAGCACCAAGCCATGAAGAGGTGCAGAGGGAAGCAACTGCTCCCAACATTCATTCAATCCTGTCTCACAGTTGTGATGCTTGTTCTATTCCTCTCGAGTCCCCTTTGGCTTCCTCACATGTTCTCCTGCATGAAGAAGTTCTTCTTGGTGTCTCTCCCAAACATTGGTGCCATCATCTTCAGGCCCAAGTGCTTGTTCATAGTCtccaacatcatcatcatcttccttATCGGCGAGTCGAAGCTCTCCAAGTCCCCTCCGGCACCTGATATCTACGAAGAGTACGTGGCAAGAAGGCAAAGTCTTCAGAGGCTTCCTAGTGGTGAAGTTAAGGTGGTGGAAAGCGTGATGGAGGAGACTCTGAATAAAGAGAGTGTGAAGGAAGAGAGCTTAAAGGAGGAGAGTTCTGCGAAGGAGGACCCTTCAGATGGAGGAGAGACAAAAGAGGATGATGAggtattggaggaggaggaagaggagaaaggtggTGGagttgaggaggaggaggaggaggaggaggtggagagagagtgtgaggaattggatgaagaggaagagatGGGCTTGCCTGCAGAGGAATTGAATAGAAGggcggaggacttcattgcaaAGTTCAACCTGCAGAGGAGGCTTGAAGCAAGAATGCTAGTTTGTTATGGGTGa